In Paenibacillus durus, the DNA window CACGACCAACGACACGTTTACGATCCGCCAGGTGGTGACGGACTCTCTGGGCTTATGGCGGGAAGTCTCTCGTGCATTCATCGTAAAAAATCGGCTTCCTATGGTGAATCTCACTTTTCCAACCAGCGACACGGCAGCCAAGCCGACCATTGCCAGCACGATGACGCCGATTATGAAATGGAGCTATTCCGATGAGGACGGCGATGAGCAGCAGCGGTACAGGGTGAGTATACTGGATGCGGCAACCGGCAGTATCGTCGTTCAGTCCGGGGATCAAGCGTCAAGTCAGAAGCAATGGACCGTACCGGCAGGCGCTTTAGTGGAGAACCATAAGTATGCGGCAGAGGTCGAGGCTTTCGATGGCTTTGATTGGAGCGCCGCCTCACTACGTAAATATTTTATGGTCAATCTGCTGAGTGTAAAAGGCGGCGTGAAGCATACCGCGGAGTGGAATGCCAACCGGCAGAGCTACAATTTAAAGATATCGGGAGACACAGAGCTGCCGCGTGGTTATAATATATTTTGGGCTGGTGAGAAATTCGTACTACAGGCGGACGCGACCGGGTTGCCGGATACGATTGACGTAACGATGGATGGCGGATTTACGGCGCAGCTTAGTCCTTCGGATAGCGACAAGACCTTTTGGACGGGGGAGCTCTATGACCCTTCTTTTGAATATTTGCCGGATGGGCCTTTGACCTTCACCTTTACGGCTAAAAACGAATACAACACGAAGATCGATAAAGTGACGGTTATCATCTCGGAGAATTGGAGCCAGTATTTCCGCAGCCACCGGGTTAAGTAGGGTACTCCTCATGATCTGTATCAGCCTGCGCCGGTCACCGTATAAAAAAGAATTCAAGTTGCGAAACTTAAATGTTGGAGCGTCCAGCAGGCAAAAACATTGGAAATGCTTCCACTTTAGTGATACAATAATAGTCAAAATGACATTCTTGAGGTTTATAGAGGAGGACAATTTGAATGACTGAACAACAGGCAAAAGAGCAAGCGATCCACAAGGATGAAAACTCTGCGGTCGACAACCTGGCGATTACGACGGTTCGTACACTGGCCATTGACGCGATTGAAAAAGCGAAATCCGGCCATCCCGGTATGCCGATGGGTTCCGCTCCGATGGGCTATCAGCTCTTCGCGAAGACGATGAATCACAACCCGGAGCATCCGACGTGGGCCAACCGCGACCGGTTCGTCTTATCTGCCGGCCATGGCTCCATGCTGCTGTACAGCCTGCTGCATCTCAGTGGTTACGATCTCCCGATGGAAGAACTAAAGCAGTTCCGTCAATGGGGAAGTCTCACTCCCGGTCACCCGGAATTCGGCCATACGGCAGGTGTTGATGCTACGACGGGTCCGCTCGGACAAGGCATCGCGATGGCTGTCGGGATGGCGATCGCGGAAGCGCAGCTCTCCGCTACGTACAATAAAGATCAATATAATGTTATCGACCACTACACTTACGCGATTTGCGGCGACGGCGACTTAATGGAAGGGATTTCCTCAGAAGCTGCTTCGCTTGCAGGTCATCTTAAGCTTGGCAAATTGATTGTGCTGTATGATTCGAACGACATTTCGCTTGACGGCGAGCTGAACCTCGCATTCTCCGAAAATGTTGCCAAGCGTTTTGAGGCTTATGGCTGGAATGTACTTCGCGTGGAAGACGGCAATGATCTTCCGGCAATCGGCAAGGCGATTGAGGAAGCACAAGCAGTCACGGACAAGCCTACACTTATTGAAGTGAAGACCGTGATCGGCTACGGCAGCCCGAACAAGCAGGGCAAAGGCGGACACGGCGGAACGCACGGTTCTCCGCTCGGCGCCGAAGAAGCGAAGCTTACCAAAGAGTTCTACAAATGGGTATATGAAGAGGATTTCTATGTACCGGAAGAAGTTCGCGCCCTTTTTGCCGAAGTAAAGGGAAAAGGCGTTGCCGCCAACCAGGCATGGGACGAGAAATTCGCGGCGTACAAGAAGGCTTATCCGGAACTGGCGGCACAGCTTGAAACGGTGCTGAGCGGCGATCTTCCGGAAGGTTGGGACGCCAAGCTGCCGCTATACAAAGCAGAGGACAAAGCCGTATCCACCCGCGTGGCTTCGGGTAATGCCCTGAACGGTCTGGCTGCTGGCGTGCCGCAGCTGTTCGGCGGTTCCGCCGACCTGGAAAGCTCCACAATGACCCACCTCAACGGCCTGGCTTCCTTCACGCCAGAATCTTACGACGGCCGCAATATTTATTTTGGCGTCCGCGAATTCGGTATGGCGGCGGCCATGAACGGCATTGCGCTGCATACCGGACTCAAAGTATTCGGCGGCACATTCTTCGTGTTTACTGATTATCTGCGTCCGGCGGTTCGTTTGGCTGCCATTATGAAGCTACCGGTTACTTACGTGCTAACTCATGACAGCATCGCCGTCGGCGAAGACGGACCTACGCATGAGCCGATCGAGCAATTGGCATCTCTGCGCATCATTCCGGGGCTTACCGTTATCCGTCCGGCCGATGCGAACGAAACGTCCGCTGCATGGGCCTATGCGGTGGAGAACAAGGAGAATCCGGTAGCGCTCGTGCTTACCCGCCAGAACCTGCCGATTCTGTCCGGTACGGTAGAGGGTGTCCGCGAGAACATCAAACGCGGCGGCTATGTAGTCTCGGATGCCAAGAACGGTAAACCTCAGGCGCAAATCATTGCTACAGGTTCGGAAGTGCAACTTGCTGTTAAAGCCCAAGCGGCTCTGGCCGAAGAAGGTATTGACGTCCGCGTAATCAGCCTTCCAAGCTGGGATCTGTTCGAGAAGCAGGACAAGGCATACCGCGACTCCGTCATCCTGCCGGATGTCAAAGCGCGTCTTGCGATCGAAATGGCTCAAACCTTCGGTTGGGAACGCTATGTCGGCGACCAAGGCGATATTCTCGGCATCACAACGTTTGGCGCTTCCGCACCTGGTGACACAGTTATCAAAGAATATGGTTTCACTGTGGAAAATGTCGTTAACCGCGTGAAGGCTTTGCTGTAGAATAATGTTGGGATAACCGGGAATTCAAGGGGGAAGAAAAAAGAGATGAGTCAATTCAACAATGCAACCATTCAAAAAGCAGCCAATGTTTACTATGATGGAAAAGTAACCAGCCGTACGGTGATTCTGGAGGACGGCCTCAAGGTTACTCTTGGCATCATGCTTCCAGGCGTGTACGAGTTCGGCACGGACGGACCGGAAAAGATGGAGATTCTGTCCGGAAAGCTCAAAGTATTGCTGCCTGGTTCGGAAGTTTGGCAGGAGATTGACGGCGCGGAAACCTTCCATGTGCCAGGCAATTCGAAATTTTCGCTGGAAGTATTCACAGTTACGGATTACTGCTGTTCTTACCCGAACCTGTAAATTGCATAGTGAAACTCGTGAAGCTCCGCTTAAATGCGGGGCTTTTCTTTTTTTCAAAAAGGCGAGAGTCCCACAGGATCTACTGCTTCCCATGGCTCTTTGGATGTGAAGGCAAAGATGCTATATTCAAATATTCAAAAATATCAGCCCGGAGACGATGAATATAATGATAGATTCATACATCGATCTAAGGGGCTGGAAACGCTGAAACTAATGTCGTCCAAGTCAATCCGTTATTCTATTATTCTATGCCAGATTTTACTGCTGCTTGTATTTATCTTTCAGCCCGGCAGGGCTCAGGCCCAGGCCGATATCGTAAATCCGGAAACAAGTCTATTCCTATTCCATTATGCAGCGGGATATTGAAAAATTGGCTGCCGCCTATCCCGACCTGGTGTCCGTTCAGACCTTGGGCAAGACCGCTTACGGAAGAGAATTATGGGCTGTAAAGCTTGGCCGCGGGGAGTCTGTGCTGTTCCTGAACGGTTCTCATCACGCCCGGGAATGGATGACGACCACGCTGCTGATGAAAATGATCGATACATACGCTCAAAGCTACGATCTCGACAAACCGGTCGGACCTTATGATGTCAGGGAGATTCTGGACCATGTCAGCATCTGGATCGTACCGATGGTCAATCCGGACGGGGTAACCCTTTCCCAGCAGGGTACTGTCGGTTTGCCGAAAGAAACAGCCGCATTGCTGAAGCGCTATAACAGAGGCAGCGCCAACTTTATTCGGTGGAAGGCCAATATGCAGGGGCTCGACCTGAACCGCCAGTACCCGGCGAATTGGAGCACGATGACAAATGCCGTCAATTTCCCCAACTATCAAAATTACA includes these proteins:
- the tkt gene encoding transketolase, producing MTEQQAKEQAIHKDENSAVDNLAITTVRTLAIDAIEKAKSGHPGMPMGSAPMGYQLFAKTMNHNPEHPTWANRDRFVLSAGHGSMLLYSLLHLSGYDLPMEELKQFRQWGSLTPGHPEFGHTAGVDATTGPLGQGIAMAVGMAIAEAQLSATYNKDQYNVIDHYTYAICGDGDLMEGISSEAASLAGHLKLGKLIVLYDSNDISLDGELNLAFSENVAKRFEAYGWNVLRVEDGNDLPAIGKAIEEAQAVTDKPTLIEVKTVIGYGSPNKQGKGGHGGTHGSPLGAEEAKLTKEFYKWVYEEDFYVPEEVRALFAEVKGKGVAANQAWDEKFAAYKKAYPELAAQLETVLSGDLPEGWDAKLPLYKAEDKAVSTRVASGNALNGLAAGVPQLFGGSADLESSTMTHLNGLASFTPESYDGRNIYFGVREFGMAAAMNGIALHTGLKVFGGTFFVFTDYLRPAVRLAAIMKLPVTYVLTHDSIAVGEDGPTHEPIEQLASLRIIPGLTVIRPADANETSAAWAYAVENKENPVALVLTRQNLPILSGTVEGVRENIKRGGYVVSDAKNGKPQAQIIATGSEVQLAVKAQAALAEEGIDVRVISLPSWDLFEKQDKAYRDSVILPDVKARLAIEMAQTFGWERYVGDQGDILGITTFGASAPGDTVIKEYGFTVENVVNRVKALL
- the ppnP gene encoding pyrimidine/purine nucleoside phosphorylase, with amino-acid sequence MSQFNNATIQKAANVYYDGKVTSRTVILEDGLKVTLGIMLPGVYEFGTDGPEKMEILSGKLKVLLPGSEVWQEIDGAETFHVPGNSKFSLEVFTVTDYCCSYPNL